In a single window of the Diospyros lotus cultivar Yz01 chromosome 10, ASM1463336v1, whole genome shotgun sequence genome:
- the LOC127812299 gene encoding uncharacterized protein LOC127812299 codes for MAQANTIFCSIALIVASVSMLQSAIVAEPLLGLGLEVFGRVGPGGDCLATLTGFQDCAQEVVSSMATFQVQLVGPECCRALAEADNKCWPKALPVNPFYPPLLKNHCSTQLLLAPSLP; via the coding sequence ATGGCTCAAGCCAACACCATATTTTGTTCCATTGCTCTAATTGTGGCATCTGTTTCCATGCTACAATCAGCCATTGTTGCAGAACCCTTGCTGGGTCTAGGGCTTGAAGTGTTTGGAAGAGTTGGGCCTGGAGGTGATTGCTTGGCTACTCTTACAGGGTTTCAAGATTGCGCTCAAGAGGTGGTCTCCTCTATGGCGACCTTTCAAGTTCAACTGGTTGGGCCTGAATGTTGCAGAGCCTTAGCTGAGGCAGATAATAAGTGTTGGCCTAAGGCTTTGCCTGTGAACCCTTTCTACCCACCTCTGCTTAAGAACCACTGCTCTACCCAGCTGCTTTTGGCGCCGTCTCTGCCTTGA
- the LOC127812161 gene encoding auxin-responsive protein IAA13-like isoform X2: MASQGNPPLEQKELPILLLLQNSNPLILLIQVVGWPPIGAYRMNSLVNQAKTPSAEEDKLVGGKETSWDSLKKFNHGSNDQDTADKEIKCRLGFVKVNIDGLAIGRKVDLNAHSCYMTLAQALEEMFFGSPRAMSSLCVEKEQARNHSKLLDGSSKFVLTYEDKEGDWMLVGDVPWGMFLSTVRRLRIMKISESSGVAPKFQERDGKQRRKPI; this comes from the exons ATGGCTTCTCAAGGAAATCCACCTCTGGAACAAAAAGAGCTGCCGATTCTGTTGCTCCTTCAGAACTCGAATCCCCTGATACTTCTAAT TCAAGTTGTGGGATGGCCACCAATAGGAGCTTATAGAATGAACAGTTTGGTTAACCAAGCTAAGACTCCAAGTGCTGAAGAAGATAAACTCGTTGGTGGGAAGGAAACAAGTTGGGACAGCTTGAAGAAATTTAACCATGGAAGCAACGACCAAGACACTGCtgataaagaaattaaatgccGTCTTGGGTTTGTGAAAGTGAATATTGATGGATTGGCAATAGGAAGGAAGGTGGATTTGAATGCTCATTCTTGCTATATGACTTTAGCACAAGCACTAGAAGAGATGTTCTTCGGATCCCCCAGGGCCATGAGTTCTCTCT GTGTTGAGAAGGAACAAGCAAGAAACCACTCAAAGCTTTTGGATGGATCATCCAAGTTTGTGCTCACTTATGAAGATAAAGAGGGAGATTGGATGCTAGTGGGAGATGTCCCTTGGGG GATGTTTCTTAGCACTGTAAGGAGGCTTAGAATCATGAAGATCTCTGAGTCTAGTGGAGTAG CTCCCAAATTCCAAGAAAGGGATGGGAAACAAAGAAGAAAGCCTATTTAG
- the LOC127812161 gene encoding auxin-responsive protein IAA13-like isoform X1 yields the protein METTLDFLGGGGLPSKVPSNYQTEDELELGLALSPFGGDGNTKESLCAEQHGRILTAKDFPNGFSRKSTSGTKRAADSVAPSELESPDTSNVSQVVGWPPIGAYRMNSLVNQAKTPSAEEDKLVGGKETSWDSLKKFNHGSNDQDTADKEIKCRLGFVKVNIDGLAIGRKVDLNAHSCYMTLAQALEEMFFGSPRAMSSLCVEKEQARNHSKLLDGSSKFVLTYEDKEGDWMLVGDVPWGMFLSTVRRLRIMKISESSGVAPKFQERDGKQRRKPI from the exons ATGGAAACCACCTTAGACTttcttggtggtggtggattGCCCTCTAAGGTTCCATCTAATTACCAAACTGAAGATGAGCTAGAGTTGGGCCTGGCTTTGAGTCCCTTTGGTGGTGATGGTAATACCAAGGAGTCACTATGCGCTGAGCAGCATGGTAGGATATTGACGGCCAAAGACTTCCCCAATGGCTTCTCAAGGAAATCCACCTCTGGAACAAAAAGAGCTGCCGATTCTGTTGCTCCTTCAGAACTCGAATCCCCTGATACTTCTAATGTGAG TCAAGTTGTGGGATGGCCACCAATAGGAGCTTATAGAATGAACAGTTTGGTTAACCAAGCTAAGACTCCAAGTGCTGAAGAAGATAAACTCGTTGGTGGGAAGGAAACAAGTTGGGACAGCTTGAAGAAATTTAACCATGGAAGCAACGACCAAGACACTGCtgataaagaaattaaatgccGTCTTGGGTTTGTGAAAGTGAATATTGATGGATTGGCAATAGGAAGGAAGGTGGATTTGAATGCTCATTCTTGCTATATGACTTTAGCACAAGCACTAGAAGAGATGTTCTTCGGATCCCCCAGGGCCATGAGTTCTCTCT GTGTTGAGAAGGAACAAGCAAGAAACCACTCAAAGCTTTTGGATGGATCATCCAAGTTTGTGCTCACTTATGAAGATAAAGAGGGAGATTGGATGCTAGTGGGAGATGTCCCTTGGGG GATGTTTCTTAGCACTGTAAGGAGGCTTAGAATCATGAAGATCTCTGAGTCTAGTGGAGTAG CTCCCAAATTCCAAGAAAGGGATGGGAAACAAAGAAGAAAGCCTATTTAG
- the LOC127812159 gene encoding bZIP transcription factor 18-like, which yields MEIQRPPSPNPNSYNISSHHGSSPALPPLPEASTSAGFMGGSHHRRSHSDGSFFGAGLEAEEDLVAAFLDIQKLTRNDDSGCGGVLMDHDGGGSEKGVGLGQRGSGLLEGLGDVNEVKKAISTEKLAEIWAVDPKRVKRILANRQSAARSKERKARYISELERRLQSLQTEATNLSAQLTIYQRDTTGLITENAELKIRLQAMEQQARLCDALNEALQQEVERLKVAAGDRKAPAEAFSSAGQLLPYSPLTSPSTLQAMSYNPAAACTANKASSHACSVADPPQFAAGRAAAAVPPPLRAGCPRAE from the exons atggAAATCCAACGCCCACCAAGCCCTAACCCTAATTCTTACAATATATCTTCCCACCATGGTTCGTCGCCGGCGCTCCCGCCATTGCCGGAGGCCTCCACGTCGGCCGGGTTTATGGGAGGCAGCCACCACCGGCGATCCCACTCGGACGGAAGCTTCTTTGGGGCGGGCCTGGAGGCGGAGGAGGACCTCGTCGCCGCGTTCCTAGACATCCAGAAACTCACCAGAAACGACGACAGCGGCTGCGGCGGGGTCTTGATGGATCATGACGGCGGCGGATCGGAGAAAGGTGTCGGGCTCGGCCAGCGGGGCAGCGGCTTGTTGGAGGGATTAGGCGACGTGAACGAGGTGAAGAAGGCGATATCCACCGAGAAATTGGCTGAGATTTGGGCCGTTGATCCCAAGCGCGTCAAGAG AATTTTAGCAAATAGACAGTCTGCAGCACGTTCAAAAGAGAGAAAAGCTCGATATATATCTGAGCTTGAGCGAAGACTTCAGTCCCTTCAAACAGAAGCAACTAATCTCTCTGCACAACTCACAATATATCAG AGGGACACAACAGGATTGATCACAGAAAATGCGGAGCTCAAGATCCGGTTACAAGCCATGGAGCAACAGGCTCGGTTGTGCGATG CTCTGAACGAAGCGCTGCAGCAGGAGGTCGAGAGGCTGAAGGTTGCCGCAGGGGACAGGAAAGCCCCCGCCGAAGCCTTCAGCTCAGCAGGGCAGCTTCTGCCATACAGCCCCTTGACTTCTCCATCAACCTTGCAAGCCATGTCCTACAACCCTGCTGCTGCATGCACTGCCAATAAGGCCAGCTCCCATGCTTGCTCAGTTGCCGACCCTCCACAGTTCGCAGCAGGCCGGGCTGCCGCTGCCGTGCCACCGCCCTTGCGCGCCGGCTGCCCCAGAGCAGAATGA